A region of Fibrobacter succinogenes subsp. succinogenes S85 DNA encodes the following proteins:
- a CDS encoding cyclic nucleotide-binding domain-containing protein: MMSHTGIGDWISAQYDLGVPFLQQVPREYADYLLLNSQIREYDAGEIILQGGIEGESFCVLQSGRVIICGQILPDGHYSALATLESGSCFGEMSILCGEPTANTIIAAEDGCTVLHIPKAEFLKFLDKNPSALLYLYKVMADRLRAKNQALDEFERLSLLASAKVLPFIDFAQTMEKSRITGTVIFECSGESGFIAFQDGRICCAKCGKLAGPDALEKMLSWGDETLFKLDTHVMPDVVNINQMSDTTSLILDALRNIDEKQSARK, from the coding sequence ATGATGTCACACACAGGTATTGGAGACTGGATTTCTGCTCAATATGACCTCGGTGTACCGTTCTTGCAACAGGTCCCGAGAGAGTATGCAGACTATCTGCTTTTAAATTCCCAGATTCGTGAATACGACGCTGGTGAAATCATCCTCCAGGGCGGAATCGAAGGCGAATCCTTCTGCGTTTTGCAGAGTGGTCGCGTTATCATCTGCGGCCAGATTCTCCCGGACGGCCATTACAGTGCGCTTGCGACTTTGGAAAGCGGCTCCTGCTTTGGCGAAATGTCTATCCTGTGTGGCGAACCTACCGCCAATACGATTATTGCCGCCGAAGACGGCTGCACGGTGCTTCACATTCCGAAGGCGGAATTTTTGAAGTTCCTCGACAAGAATCCGAGCGCCTTGCTTTACCTTTACAAGGTGATGGCGGACCGCCTCCGCGCAAAGAACCAGGCGCTTGACGAATTCGAACGCTTGTCGCTTTTGGCTTCGGCGAAGGTTCTACCGTTTATTGATTTTGCGCAGACGATGGAAAAGAGCCGCATTACCGGAACGGTCATTTTCGAATGCTCCGGAGAATCGGGCTTTATCGCTTTCCAGGATGGCCGAATCTGCTGTGCCAAGTGCGGCAAGCTTGCAGGTCCGGATGCACTCGAAAAGATGCTTTCTTGGGGTGATGAGACATTGTTCAAGCTGGATACGCACGTGATGCCCGATGTCGTAAACATCAACCAGATGTCGGATACCACAAGCCTCATCCTTGATGCGCTCAGAAATATTGATGAAAAACAAAGCGCCCGTAAATAG
- the purM gene encoding phosphoribosylformylglycinamidine cyclo-ligase, whose product MNYADAGVSLARADEAMVGVKKSVRTTFNQGVLGDVGNFGGLFTLNHLGMKDPVLVSSVDGVGTKLKVDIEMGTHELPGQDIVNHCCDDILVQGARPLFFLDYVATGRLEPGVMDKLVAGMAKACRENDLVLIGGETAEMPGFYGPGDYDISGTIVGVVERENIIDGKKIKPGTIILGLPSTGLHTNGYSLARKVLFDVAGYKVDTMVDGMDKSIGEALATPHRSYYPSLIDLCNKKKIQGLAHITGSGYQGNIPRILPDNVDVIIDRTTWDPPMIFKLIQQAGSVEKDEMYSTFNMGMGMLIFIDPADKAEVVAHLEAKGEKWTQIGEVVAGTKQVKFRD is encoded by the coding sequence ATGAATTACGCAGACGCAGGAGTTTCCTTGGCACGTGCCGATGAGGCAATGGTCGGTGTCAAGAAGTCCGTCCGTACCACTTTCAACCAGGGCGTTCTCGGCGACGTGGGCAACTTCGGTGGCCTGTTCACGCTGAACCACCTCGGCATGAAGGACCCTGTCCTCGTGAGCTCCGTTGATGGTGTCGGCACCAAGCTCAAGGTCGATATCGAAATGGGTACGCACGAACTGCCGGGTCAGGACATCGTGAACCATTGCTGTGACGATATCCTCGTTCAGGGCGCACGTCCGCTGTTCTTCCTCGACTACGTGGCTACGGGCCGCCTGGAACCGGGTGTCATGGACAAGCTCGTTGCCGGTATGGCCAAGGCCTGCCGCGAAAACGACCTCGTCCTGATCGGTGGCGAAACTGCTGAAATGCCGGGCTTCTACGGTCCGGGTGACTACGATATCTCCGGTACGATCGTGGGTGTCGTGGAACGCGAAAACATCATTGACGGCAAGAAGATCAAGCCGGGTACGATCATCCTCGGTCTCCCGTCCACGGGTCTCCATACAAACGGCTATTCTCTTGCTCGTAAGGTTCTCTTTGACGTGGCCGGCTACAAGGTCGACACCATGGTCGACGGCATGGACAAGTCCATCGGCGAAGCTCTTGCAACTCCGCACCGCAGCTACTACCCGAGCCTCATCGACCTCTGCAACAAGAAGAAGATTCAGGGCCTTGCTCACATCACGGGTTCGGGCTACCAGGGCAACATCCCGCGTATCCTCCCGGACAACGTCGACGTGATTATCGACCGCACCACGTGGGATCCTCCGATGATCTTCAAGCTCATCCAGCAGGCTGGCTCTGTCGAAAAGGACGAAATGTACTCCACGTTCAACATGGGCATGGGCATGCTCATCTTCATCGACCCGGCTGACAAGGCTGAAGTCGTCGCTCACCTCGAAGCTAAGGGTGAAAAGTGGACGCAGATCGGTGAAGTCGTCGCCGGCACCAAGCAGGTGAAGTTCCGCGACTAA
- a CDS encoding glycosyl hydrolase family 5, whose amino-acid sequence MKKLLLSSLIAAGAFSMFSACSDDPVTASSPIAAPTSSDSGYPGTSSSSSAFAPIPGYSSAIVPGSSGSNPLSSSSAIAPVPGSSSSVVNPSLSSSSVNPASSATPGSSAVESSSSAEPAKTTGNPEEDIKLYPVPTLKNILGNGTSGWNTRYWDACKAHCSQTSLDGAEGKPVITSQEEYESRHYTARVCNIHDIEIPTFTYSKGLERYWIGIQNTPNACQEADPASGGGFTCTDMAPVAVNDTLAYAFVAGSDATTSCGKCFHLQYDGSFKDADGNNAPKGTHKALKGKHIIVMASNIGHDVKPGQFDLMVPGGGPGIFNALQLQITKPGIEWGATYGGFLTYCQNGEKCGYDGTLECYQSCVNEMCDAAFGDSNYPNLLRGCHWFADWFMAADNPTYQWEEVECPQYLVDKYETTISRSIETKILFQSDWSKYKGGEFITTDACSSTPNDQHEYCDPDQLAADKAKTY is encoded by the coding sequence ATGAAAAAACTTTTACTGAGCTCTTTAATTGCCGCAGGTGCTTTTTCAATGTTCAGCGCCTGCTCCGATGACCCCGTTACCGCATCATCTCCGATTGCGGCTCCGACGTCGAGCGATTCGGGTTACCCGGGTACTTCTAGCAGTTCTAGCGCATTTGCTCCGATTCCGGGTTATAGTTCTGCTATAGTGCCGGGCTCTAGTGGTTCTAATCCGCTTTCAAGTTCTAGCGCGATTGCTCCAGTTCCGGGTTCTAGCTCCAGCGTCGTTAATCCGTCTCTGTCTAGTTCGTCTGTAAATCCGGCATCTAGCGCAACTCCGGGTTCTTCTGCTGTTGAAAGCTCTAGCAGTGCGGAACCTGCAAAGACGACCGGCAATCCTGAAGAAGACATCAAGCTGTACCCTGTGCCCACGCTCAAGAATATTCTTGGCAATGGCACCAGCGGCTGGAACACCCGTTACTGGGACGCCTGCAAGGCTCACTGCTCCCAGACCAGTCTCGATGGTGCAGAAGGCAAGCCCGTCATTACTTCCCAGGAAGAATACGAGTCCAGACATTACACGGCCCGCGTCTGCAACATCCACGATATTGAAATTCCTACGTTTACCTATAGCAAGGGCTTGGAACGTTACTGGATCGGTATCCAGAATACGCCAAACGCATGCCAGGAAGCAGACCCCGCATCTGGTGGCGGCTTTACCTGTACCGACATGGCCCCTGTAGCTGTGAATGATACTTTGGCATATGCTTTCGTTGCTGGTAGCGATGCGACAACTTCGTGTGGCAAGTGCTTCCATTTGCAGTATGACGGTAGCTTTAAGGATGCCGATGGCAATAATGCTCCCAAGGGAACGCACAAGGCTCTTAAGGGTAAGCATATCATCGTAATGGCATCCAACATCGGTCACGACGTGAAGCCTGGCCAGTTCGACCTCATGGTTCCGGGTGGTGGACCGGGTATCTTCAATGCCCTGCAGCTTCAGATCACTAAGCCCGGCATTGAATGGGGTGCCACTTACGGCGGTTTCTTGACATACTGCCAGAACGGAGAGAAGTGCGGTTATGATGGTACGCTGGAATGCTACCAGAGTTGCGTCAACGAAATGTGCGACGCTGCCTTTGGTGACTCCAACTATCCGAACCTGCTCCGTGGCTGTCACTGGTTTGCCGATTGGTTTATGGCTGCCGACAACCCGACCTATCAGTGGGAAGAAGTCGAATGCCCGCAGTACTTGGTTGACAAGTACGAGACGACTATCAGCAGATCCATTGAAACCAAGATTCTGTTCCAGTCAGACTGGTCTAAATACAAGGGCGGTGAATTTATCACCACAGACGCTTGCAGCAGCACACCCAACGATCAGCACGAATACTGCGATCCAGACCAGTTGGCTGCAGACAAGGCAAAGACCTACTAG